Genomic window (Cyprinus carpio isolate SPL01 chromosome B7, ASM1834038v1, whole genome shotgun sequence):
ttttgtgtcttgccctccttgtgcaagttgtcaatggtcgtcttttggacaactgtcaggtcagcagtcttccccatgattgtgtaacctacagaactagactgagagaccatttaaaggctttgcaggtgttttgagttaattagctgattagagtgtggcaccaggtgtcttcaataatgaaccttttcacaatattctaattttctgagatactgaatttgtgattttccttagttgtcagttataaacatcaaaattaaaagaaataaacatttgaaatatatcagtctgtgtgtaatgaataaatataatatacaagtttcactttttgaatggaattagtgaaataaaacaactgtttgatgatattctaattatatgaccagcacctgtacatatacatctttaaagttgtccaaatgaagttcttagcaatgcatattacttaacaaaaattaagttttgatatatttacagtagtaaatttacaaaatatctttatggaacatgatctttacttaatatcctaatgatttttggcataaaataaaaatcagtaattttgacccaaacaatgtatttttggctattactacaaatataccccagtgacttaagagtgcttttgtgctccagggtcagatatatatatatttaccccagtgactatatatatatatatatatatatatatatatatatatgcggcTACAGCTAGCTACCTTCTTgtttgttaacacacacacacacacacacacatacacatatatatatatatatgtgtgtgtgtgcgaacaAGAAGTTAGCTAGCCGCACACTAAGTCCAACTGAATTTGGATTTGACTTATTGTACaatgcaatttataaaataaaaatgttttgctagATTTCTCAGTCTGTAGTGGACTCCGAGTGCGGCCTGCTACCTTCTTGTTCGTTTTCAAGTATCCCCTTGGCTCTACGCACCTGCagtaaaaagatttatttttttctatttggagTGCTACAATttttctttagtgtgtgtgtgtgttaaaacatgatttattttgcatgattttgCGTTTGGTGAATTGATTGGTCGCGTATACACTTCCTGCAGGGGTCCACCTCTCCATCCCTCACCTGACTGATGCGGTTGAAGCCGTACTGCCTGAAGTTCTCGTCGTAGAGAGGAACGGTTCGAGCGCCGATGTAGAAAGGCTCCCACGGATCGGCCCAGTTTATAGTGTACGCCACCTCCAGCGGCCCGGAGCCCCTGCTGGCCAGATTGACCCACTGCGAGTAATTCGTAGAAGCCTGACAGCGAGGGCAAAGCTCGTCGTAAAACGGCCGCACCTCGCCCACCTGATAGAGCTGCACCAGCTCCGCCTTCGTCGCAGGCATCTTACGAGTGTGTCTGATCTCGAACGCAGGGAGCACGAGGACCTCGTCCGCGGCCGGTTCACGCCTCATCAGCATGGTCACGAACTGGTGGTGCAGACTAGCGCTGGGGAGCATGTCGATATCGATGACCAGGATGTAAGCGGCGTCTGTGCCACTGCGGGCCACATTGCGAAGAAGGTTATTGGGGTACGACACATTGTTCCCAATGGCGTAGTTTTTATACTTGTTTCTGTTCGATTCGAGCTTGGCGAAGACGCCGGAGCAGCCCATCTCCTCCAGACCGGAGAAATGCTCTCGATCCTGGTCTGGGAAACTCGCCATTTCACCTGAGAGGCAAACCAGATGGAAGTCCACCAGCGCTTGAACCTGTGGGCAAAACAGGCTGAGGGCGTACACGAACGCCGTGGCGAACTTGACATCTTGGCCGTTGGCGAATATCGCGACGGATAGCGGATTCTTCCAGCGCTCCAACAAAGAGCTCAAATGGTGAAGATTGTTGATGGTCGTATGCGTGGCCAGAGCCAGCTGGTGCGATCTGGGATCCGCTCCTGGCTTCTGATTGGTCGAGAAGTCGCTTTTGATCAGGTTCTTATAGACGCGGTACTGTCCGCTCCCATCGAAGATCCCGCCTGTGGATAAAGAGTACCGGAGATGTTCCCGCCTGGGGTTCTTCTCTCCTTGGTTTGCGCTCTTTCTGGAGCCGAAGAGCTCAGAATACTTGTAGAGCTGCTGTTTGCCGTGCAACTTTGAGAGGAAAGACAGATATAAAAGCTGCAACAGTGCGACAATGAGAAGGGCACTGAGCACCACCTTAAACACGGAGCATTTTTTAGAGAAATGCATTACAATCACTAGCACCTTTAGGTCAATGCTAATGGAATAAAGATCAGTAAGGGTTTGCCAGCTATGCAGCCCTCGTGCATGCAGCAGCCGGCTTTGCACTGGTTTGCATTGCAGCCAGATGTAGTGCAGGTCAGTTTAAACTTGCATGTTCGGATGCATGCATTGAAAAGACGCCTGTGAACAGTAGTAGAGAAACGCGTTCGTGAGGAGCGCGCGCACTGCGCATGGCGGCGCATGCTTGTTTACTCTTCCGGTTAACGTTACCGTAAACACCGTACAACGTGCTCGGCTCGCTACTTGTGCTCTGGCATACCTGTTTCGACTCCATTAACACTTCCTGCTAGTAACAGCCAGGAGAAACACTAGTAAACACTTAGTAGATGTATACAGTGGATGTGTACACAATCAAAATGATCCTGTACATGCACATGTATGTATCAGACGaggtggccgagtggttaaggcgatggactgctAATCCATTGTGCTCTGCacgcgtgggttcgaatcccatccTCGTCGGGAATCGTTTTTTATTTATCTCGGTTAAAATGACAGACCGGAAGTCTTGTAGTTCTAGGGTATTACGCGCTAAATGTGCTCAGCGAGCGCTAATCATGAACTAAAATGATGTTTTTGCACATGGTGCCATAGTAATGTTCagggttaaataataaaatatgcactaatctaataaaaatattttaaacataatattgtaatatacaaCTGTGATCTTGAGACGGTGTTTGTGAGACTTTGGAGCCCCCTACAGGTAAGCGAGCGGAACTTCCTGTCGTAAAAATCGACATTGTTACAGTAGCAAGCTGTGCACGTGCGTTTGTTGCTGCCGTAAAGCGATCGGTCCTTTCGCCGAATCAAACtcgcatttaaaataaatacataaataaataacttgtataCAGCTACTTTGAAGTGTCCCCCACATACCGTAGTATATGCATATGATAATAATTCGGTATCATggtatatattgtaaaatattccaTAAAAGCAACAAAAGTTATACAATTACTGTCACACGtaagtcactttcaaaacaaataataataatttacagtatagggctgcataattacatttattattttctcgcatATTGCGATCAGAATTTAAACCGTGATATAAACATTTAATCTAAACAAagattaaattaactttaaattggACTCAAACCTCTTTTTTGTCCACATTATATTCAGTCATTTTTAGAAACCCAGTCAGTTTGTATAATAACAGATATGAAAATCTATAACACATGAagacaaatacattattattgaaataaatttcaCTTTACACTCTAAATTAATCACTAAATTGGCAACACAATGCTTTGTGAAGTGTCGTGAatttattgacaaaacaaaacacacaacgcTGTGAACACATCGTGCTGAGAATGGacttatgcattttttaattcaataaccAAAACCACCACAAAAACAAACGAACATAAAAGGCTCCGTCCTCAGGCGTTACATTTGGTGATAAGCGACGGAGTCCAGCTGCGCCTCAACCTAGCTCTGCACGACGTTGTGCACTTCCTTTCGCCGGAACAAACTAGATTTAAAAGAGACATAAATAAGCACTATACAGTATGTCCCCAAATCGTTTTTAGAAATTTCGGGTATCATGAGACAACCGTTCGGAAACTGCCAACCACCCCccttctaaaaaatatatacaagatATGAATAATTTTCATCTACATAACCTAAATGATTTAAAAGACATAAATTACTCGGTTTGGACTCAAAGGTATATGAACCCAGTCAGTTTGTATAATAACAGATATGAAAATCTATAACACATGAagacaaatacattattattgaaataaatttcaCTTTACACTCTAAATTAATCACTAAATTGGCAACACATGCTTTTGTGAAGTGTGTGAATTTAttgacaaacaaaacacacaacgcTGTGAACACATCGTGCTG
Coding sequences:
- the LOC109058476 gene encoding beta-1,4-glucuronyltransferase 1-like; translated protein: MHFSKKCSVFKVVLSALLIVALLQLLYLSFLSKLHGKQQLYKYSELFGSRKSANQGEKNPRREHLRYSLSTGGIFDGSGQYRVYKNLIKSDFSTNQKPGADPRSHQLALATHTTINNLHHLSSLLERWKNPLSVAIFANGQDVKFATAFVYALSLFCPQVQALVDFHLVCLSGEMASFPDQDREHFSGLEEMGCSGVFAKLESNRNKYKNYAIGNNVSYPNNLLRNVARSGTDAAYILVIDIDMLPSASLHHQFVTMLMRREPAADEVLVLPAFEIRHTRKMPATKAELVQLYQVGEVRPFYDELCPRCQASTNYSQWVNLASRGSGPLEVAYTINWADPWEPFYIGARTVPLYDENFRQYGFNRISQACELHIAGYRFSVLSNAFVVHRGFKVQGEFHSRKDEENRKNRMLFRSFKESLKAKYPNSPRRC